From a region of the Halanaerobium hydrogeniformans genome:
- the rd gene encoding rubredoxin: MQKYQCTVCMYIYDPEEGDPVGGIEAGTSFEDLPDDWVCPECGVGKDMFEPYDG, encoded by the coding sequence ATGCAGAAATATCAATGTACAGTATGTATGTATATCTATGATCCTGAAGAAGGAGATCCTGTAGGAGGAATTGAAGCAGGAACCTCTTTTGAAGATTTACCTGATGATTGGGTTTGTCCTGAATGTGGTGTAGGAAAAGATATGTTTGAACCATATGATGGCTAA